The Curtobacterium herbarum genome contains the following window.
ACGGTGGCGCTCGACAGCTCCTTCTGCAGGGCGGCCTTGATCGTCGCGACGTCGGCGGACGACTCCGCGGAGACGTACACGGAGGTCACCCTGCCCGACAGGTCGGCGAGCGTCTGCGCGGTGTCGAGCGGGATGTACGTGTTCGAGCCGGTGGTGGACGCCGACCCGGTCGAGGCGACGATCCCGATGACGTCGAAGGTCTTCCCGCCGATCGACACGGTGTCGCCGACGGCCTTCGACTCGCTCGTCGCGTACGCCGCGTCGAGCACGACGACGTCCTTGCCGGCGTCGGCCGCGGTGAAGGTGCGCCCCTTCGTCGTCTCGGTGCTCGTGAGCGGGCCGACTGTGGCGCCGGAGACCGGGATGCCCGTGACGGTGAACGAGTCGACGCTGAACGACCCGCCGCCGAACCCGCCGCCCTGGCCGGTGCCGCTGCCCTGGTCGGTACTGCTGTGCGGGCCGCCCTGTGCTGCGCTGCCACTGCTGCCACTGCTGCTGCCGTCGTTCTGCTCGACCTGCCCGGAGAAGGTGCTGTTCTCGAGCGTCAGGACGCCGGTCGCGGCCTCGACCCCGTCCGTGCCGGTGACCGTCGCCAGGTTCGCCGCGGTCAGGGTGCCCGACCCGCGGGACACTGCCAGGCGGGACTGCGACAGGTCCGTGGAGCCGCTGCTGCTGCGCGACGAGCCCTGGTCGCCGAAGGCGAACGACGGCCGCCCGGTGCTGCTCGAGGTCGGGGTCTCGGTCTTCGTCACGGTGATGTCGGTGCCGACGCCGTACACGGACTGCAGGACGCTCGACTGGGCGGACTGCACGCCGCTCGCGATCGACGAGACGATGACGACGAGCGCGATGGCCAGCGCCATCCCGACCGCGATGACGGCGGTCTGCTTCCTGCGGTTCGTGAGCTCGCGCCTGAGGTAGGTCAGGAACATGGTTCTCCTCGGTGGGGGCCGGCCCGGGAGCACCGGTCGCGTGGACCACGCGGCGGGGGCCGACGAGGAGAACCTAGGAAGGGGTGCCGAGGGCACCCCTTCGGTCGGCTATCAGGACGGTAAGGAGGTCAGGACGCGTCACCGTAGGTGCGGCGGAGGTGCTCCGCGTACCCGCCCGGTGTCCGGCCGTCGAACCGACCGCTGGTGACGACCGGGAGGCTCGTGGTCGCGTCCACCCGCAGGCCCAGCGCGCGGGCGCGCGCCACCAACCGGACGTCCTCGTGCTCGGGCACCGGGTCGAACCCGCCGACCGCACGGTAGGCGTCCGCCCGGATGCCGAGGTTCGCGCCGTGCACGTGGCCGAGGGTCGCCCCGGGCGGGTGCGTCGCCTGCCACCGTGCGAGGACCACGGCGTCGAGGTCGTCCGGATCGGGCACGACGGCACCGACCAGGACGTGGGCGCCGGACACGAGGGCGTCGAGCTGCTGCACGAGCCACCCCGCCGCGACCCGGGAGTCCGCGTCGGTGTGGGCGAGCCAGCGCTGGTCGAGGTCGGCGTCGTCGTGGTCGACTGCCGGCTCGTCGGTGCGCTGCCGTCCGGCGCTGACGAGGGCGCCGGCGACCGGTCGGGCGAGGGCGTGTGCGGCACCGAGCGACCGCGCCCGACCGACGCCGACGTGGTCGGTGACCAGGGTGTCGAGCCAGGCGGCTCCGTCCGCGTGGGCGTGCACGAGCGCCGCGGTGTCGTCGGTGCAGCCGTCGAGGACGACGCTCACGTGGACCGAGACGTGGGGGCGCTCGTGCCGGAGGTTCGAGACGGCGGTGGCCAGTGCCTCCAGGCAGGCGACGATCCGGTCCTGTTCGTCGTGGGCCGGGACGACGACGTCGAGGCGGAGCGTCACCGGACGAGTCCCTCTGCCCGCGCGACGCTCGTGACCGACGGGCCGGGCAGGACGCTGAGGACGAAGTCCGGCTCGACGTGGCGGACGAGTGCCGGCCGGGGCCAGCGGGCCGCCAGGTGAGCGTCCACCGTGTCCCCGTCGGTGACGGCGTCGCTGTCCGGGTGCCGCCAGTGACAGGCGACGAGCACACCGTCGTCGTCGAGGGACGCGAGCACGCGGTCGATCGTGACGTCGAGGTCGGCGGGGGAGAGGTAGTAGCCGACCTCGGACATCACCACGAGGTCCCAGCGGCCGTCCGGCCACTCGGTGGGCAGGGCGGCCTGGACGAACCGGGCGGAGGGCGCTCGCCGCCGGGCCCGCTCGAGCGGCGCACGCGAGATGTCGGTGCCGAGGACGGCGTCCGCCCGCTCGGTCAGCGCGGCGGTGAGGACCCCGGTGGCGCAGCCGAGTTCGAGTGCGGACCGGTAGCGGCGTCGGGGGAGCGCGGCCAGGGTCACGGCACGCTTCCGCTGCTCGTACCAGGAGCCGTCGAAGTCCCACCCCTCGGGCTTCCGGTCGTAGTGGGCGTCGAAGGACTCGCGGGAGCGGGAGGGCGCCGTGGGCTCGGTCGTCGCGGAGTCGGTGCGCACGTCCACGAACCACTCCCGGTCGCGGATGTGGTGTCGGGCGTGCCGGTCGTCCACGATCGCCTCGTCCCCGGGCGCCGACGACAGCGGGCGGACCTGCGAGGCGTGGGCGTCGAGGGCCCGGCGCTTCCGGTCGAGCACGGCGGAGGACAGCGGCAGCGCCCGGAGCCGGGCGAGGGGCAGGGCCGGTGCTACCGGGTCGTCCCAGTGCCACGCCCACACGGGGTAGGCGAGCAGGTCGACGTCGGGCGTGTCCGCGACGAGGCGCGCAGCGACCTCACCCGCGACGCGGTGGTCCCGGTGGCCGTCGCCCTGCCACGGCGCCACGACCAGGGTGCGGCCGGCTCCGGGAGGGTCTGCCTCGGCGGACAGGTGGTCGGCCAGTGCGTCCGCCAGCGTCTCGGGCTGCTCGCGGAGTCCGCCGTCCGGCACGTCGAGCACCGACCACGTCACCGTGGGGTGCAGCGCCAGGAGCGCCGTCCGGAACTCCTCGGCACGACGGACGGAGAGGTCCTCCGGACTGGTCGTCGGGGAGTCCGGGTGCGAACCCTCGCCCCGGCTGACCAGGACCACGTGCACCGGCAGTCCGGCGTCGGCCGCGGCCGCGATGAGCCCGCCGGCACCCAGGGTCTCGTCGTCGGGGTGGGGTGCCACGACGAGCACCCGGTCGTACCCGTCCAGTGCGATCGGCGCCGTGTCGACCCGGTCGAGCACGGGCGTCCAGGCGTCCGGGTCGGTCCCCGGAGCCCGGTGGTCGAAGCTCACCACGCGACACCGCCGCGCTCGAGCACCATCCGGCCGATGCGGGCCAGGTCACGGTCGCCGTGGTCCTGCAGCACGTAGAGCTCGAGGTCGGCGACCCGTGCGGCGACGGCGGGGTCGCTCGTCAGCGGGCCGGGGCCGATCGACCGGACGACCTCGGTCCGGACGGCGTCGACGGCGCGGCGGACCCGGGAGCGGACCACCTGGGCGAGGAGCGGCCAGTCGGTGCCGTCATCGGTCGCGTCGGTCTGGTCGGAGCTGTCGGCGCTGTCGGCGCTGTCGTCGATCCGGCGGGCGGCACCGGCGAGGGCGTCCTCGGCGTCGGCCAGGTCGGCGACCACCGAACCGAGTGCGGCCTGCAGCAGTTCGGAGTCCGGTCGGGCGGCGGCGTGCGAGCGGAGCACCCGTGCCAGCCCGACAGCACCACCCCACCAGCATGCTGCGACGCCGATGCCACCCCACGCGAAGCCCGGACGGCGGAGGTACCAGCCGGGCTCGCCGACCGGGTCCGCCCGGACGGCGGAGAAGCCGACCGGGCCGCTCGGCACGTCCGGCAGCCCACGGGCCACCCACGCAACGTCGTGCGGCACGACGCCGTCCTGGCGCAGCGACACCGCGACGAGCCGACGTTCCTGGCCGACGTGCGCGGTGACCAGGGCGTGCGACAGCGTCGACGCCAGCGAGCACCAGGGCTTCGTTCCGTCGAGGACGACACCGCCGTCCTCGGTCGGGTGCCCCTCGAGACGGAGGCCCGGGGCCTCGGCCGCGTAGACACCCCACGTCGACCCCGCGGGCACCGCCACCCCGGCCTGCGCCAGGATCGTCAGCGCGTCGAGGTGGGGTTCGACCACCCGGGCGGTCGCGACGTCCGCGGCGGCGACCGCGGCGAGGGTCGCGAGGACCTGTCCGGCGGTCCCGGCGACGAGTGGCGGGGTGGTGGACGCGAGGGTCTGCGCGACGGTGAGCCGGTGCGCCGGGGGAGGGGCGGGCCTCCCGGCCGTGGCGTCGACCGTGGTCGCGGGATCGGCGGAACCGTCCACGAGGGCGGCGATCGCAGCGGTGTCGACACGCAGCGCGCCGTCGGGCCAAGCAGGGGAGACCAGCATCGTCGCCAGGCTAACGACGCAGCCATCCACGTCGACGCGGACGATCCACAGGGCGCACCAGGACGGGCCACAGACGGCTCATAGGAAACCCTCGATACTCGAAGACGTGACCATCTCGCAGCCCTCCGCACCCCCGCGCCTCACCCGTGCCGACGGTTCGCCGTTGCGCATCCTGGTCGTCGACGACGAAGCCAGCCTCACCGACCTGCTCTCGATGGCGCTCCGCTACGAGGGATGGGACGTCCGCAGCGCGAACGGCGGGCAGGACGCCCTGACGACGGCGCGGGAGTTCAAGCCGGACGCGATGGTGCTCGACGTGATGATGCCGGACCTCGACGGCCTGCAGGTCCTCAGCCGACTGCGCCAGAACAACGACGACACCCCGGTGCTGTTCCTCACCGCCAAGGACTCCGTCGAGGACCGCGTCACCGGGCTCACCGCCGGCGGCGACGACTACGTCACCAAGCCGTTCTCGCTCGAGGAGGTCGTCGCACGCCTCCGCGGACTCATCCGCCGCTCGCAGATCTCCGTCAGCGAGGCCGGGGACTCCCGCATCGTCGTCGGCGACCTGGTGCTCGACGAGGAGTCCTACGAGGTCACACGCGCCGGCCGGTCGATCGAACTCACCGCGACCGAGTTCGAACTGCTCCGCTTCCTCATGCGCAACCCGCGGCGCGTCCTGTCGAAGGCGCAGATCCTCGACCGGGTGTGGTCGTACGACTTCGGCGGCAAGTCCTCCGTCGTCGAGATCTACATCTCCTACCTGCGCAAGAAGATCGACGTCGGCGAGGAGCCGATGATCCACACGGTGCGTGGCGTCGGGTACGTCATCAAGCCCACCGCCTGAACCCCGGCCTCCCGCATGACCCTCCGTCGCCGGCTCGTCCTGAGCATCGTCGCCCTGGTCGTCGCCGTCAGCGCGGTGATCGGGGCGGGGAGCATCATCGCGCTCGCGAGCATCCAGACGGGTGCCATCGACGGGCAGTTGCAGAAGGCGACGGCCCGCGCCAGCACGAAGTTCGGGCAGGGTGAGCAGTCGCCGAACGGGCAGCGTCCCAACGACGACCTGCTGCAACCGCTCGGCCAGGCAGCGGGCACCCTCACCGCCTACTACTTCTCCGGTGGCCGCGCCGGGGGCATCGTCCTGCAGGAGGACAGCTCTCGCGGGCAGTTGACCGCCGCGCAGCTGGACCGGCTCGGCGACGTCAAGGTCGGAGTCGACCCCGCGACGATGGACCTCGGTGGGGAGCTCGGCAAGTACCGGGTCGCCGCGGTGCAGGTCGACAACCCGGTGCTGGGCGACGCCGTCCTGGTCGTCGGCCTGCCACTCGCCCCGGTGTACGAGAGCGTGTGGAAGCTGCTCGGCGTGGTGCTCGTCGTCACCGTGCTCGCGCTCCTCGTCGCCTCGGCCGTCGCCACCGCCGCCGTCCGACGGGCGCTCCGGCCGCTCGACCGCGTCGCGGAGACCGCCTCGACCGTCGCCCGGATGCCCCTCGACCGCAGCGACGCGCTCGACGGCGTCCGCGTGCCCGACGCCGACCCCGCGACCGAGGTCGGCCGCGTCGGCACCGCGTTCAACCGGATGCTCGGACACATCGGCAACGCCATGCAGGCCCGCGAACGGTCCGAACAGAAGGTCCGGCAGTTCGTCGCCGACGCCTCACACGAACTCCGCACGCCCCTGGCCTCGATCCGCGGGTACGCCGAACTCACCCGCCGGATGGGTGCCGACCTGCCGCCCGACGTCGTCTACGCGATGAGCCGGGTCGAGTCGGAGTCCGTCCGGATGACCTCGATGGTCGAGGACCTGCTGCTCCTGGCGCGGCTCGACGAGGGCCGGGAGATCCAGTTCGCCGACGTCGACCTGACCGGCCTGGTGCTCGACGCCGTCAACGACGCCCACGCTGCCTCGCCGGACCACCCGATCGAGGTCGACCTGCCCGCCGAACCCGTCGAGGTCGTCGGCGACGCGGCACGCCTGCACCAGGTGATCGTCAACCTCGTCACCAACGCCCGCACCCACACGCCCGACGGCACCCGGATCACGGTCGGCATCGCACCGTGCCAGGACGGCGGCGTCGACCTGACCGTCCGCGACGACGGGCAGGGGATCGCGCCGGAGTTCCTGCCGAAGCTCTTCGAGCGGTTCGCCCGCGCCGACAGCTCGCGGTCGCGGACCGCGGGGTCGACGGGGCTCGGACTCGCGATCGTGGACGCCGTCGTGCAGGCCCACGGCGGGCGGGTCAGCGTGACGAGTGAGCCGGGGGACACGGTGTTCACGGTGCACCTGCCCGATCGGGCGGCGCTCGTCGACGGTGACGGTGACGGTGACGGTGCTGGTGCTGGTGCTGGCGCGTGGGACGCGGTGCCGGAGCGCTCCTGAGCGCGACCGGCGGGGCGGGGGTGAGGCGGGCCTCCCGGCCGGTCCGTGCTTCCGGACCGCCGCCGAGGTGTGGTACGGTTCTGTTCAGCCAAAGACCGCTGGTTGTCGCTGCCCTGCTCACGCATGGACAGTGACCGAAGGTCCTCGTCATGAGGGCGCCCGCGCAGGTGTTCAGAACCACTCCCACACATCGTGCGGGAGCAGCTCCGAGCCTCTGCGCCGGAGCTTTTTCCATGTACGGGTTGTGTTCACCACAGCCATGGGACCCGGGGCTGCCAGCAAGAACCCCAAGGAGAACCATGGCGAACAAGGAAGCTGCGGTCGCCGAGCTCACGGAGTCCTTCCGTAGCTCGAACGCCGTTCTGCTCACCGAGTACCGCGGTCTCACGGTCGCGCAGCTCAAGGAGCTCCGCAACTCGATCCGTGAGCACGCCACGTACGCCGTGGTGAAGAACACGCTGACCAAGATCGCGGCCAACGAAGCAGGCATCACGTCGTTCGACGACGAGCTCGCTGGTCCGTCCGCTCTCGCCTTCGTCCACGGTGACACCGTCGCCGTGGCGAAGTCGCTGCGTGCATTCGCCAAGGCGAACCCCGAGCTCGTGGTGAAGGGTGGTTACTTCGACGGTAACCCGCTCTCCGCGACCGAGGTGGACAAGCTCGCCGACCTCGAGTCCCGCGAAGTGCTGCTCGGCAAGCTCGCCGGCGCCTTCAAGGCCTCGCTGTTCGGTGCTGCGTACCTGTTCCAGGCACCCCTCTCGCAGGCCGTCCGCACGGTGGACGCCCTCCGCGAGAAGCAGGAGTCCGCGGCCTGACCAGGCACGCGTTCCACAACCACATCACGTACTGAGTAGTAGGAGAAAATCATGGCGAAGCTTTCGCAGGACGAGCTCATCGAGGCCTTCAAGGAGCTCACGCTCATCGAGCTCTCTGACTTCGTGAAGAAGTTCGAAGAGGTCTTCGAGGTCACCGCTGCCGCCCCCGTCGCCGCTGCTGCGGTCAGTGGCGCTGCTGCCCCCGCCGAGGAGGTCGAGGAGAAGACCGAGTTCGACGTCGTGCTCAAGTCGGCCGGTGACAAGAAGATCCAGGTCATCAAGGAGGTCCGCAGCCTCACGTCGCTCGGCCTGGGCGAGGCCAAGGCGCTCGTCGAGACCGCCGACGCCAAGGTGCTCGAGGGCGCGAACAAGGAAGCCGCCGACAAGGCGAAGGCTTCCCTCGAGGCCGCCGGCGCCACCGTCGAGCTCGTCTGAGTCCGACCTTCTGGTCACGAAGGCCGCTGCCCCTCGGGGCGGCGGCCTTCGTCGTGTGCGCGGGGTGCGGTGCGGCGGGCGGGGCCGGCCGCGGGCGCCGAGCCTCGGCTGGGCGGACACTTTGCGCCGTCTGGATCGCGCAAGATGTCCGCGGAGCCGAGCCTCGGCGCTGCTGCTCCGCCTCAGACGCGGATGCCGTGCTGTCGGAGGAGCGTGCGGAGTCGCTCGGGGTCGGCGAGGTGCCACCAGGTGACACGGATCACCGTGCGGACTCCCGGCAGGGCGCGGAGTTGGTCCTCGCGGATCTTCTCCTGCCAGAGGACCTGCGCTGCATCGCGGCCCGCGAGCATCGTGGGGTCGACGTACTTCTGCTGTCCGTCGAACTCGAGGACGACACCGAGCGAGGGGATCCAGAAGTCGACCCGTCGGAGGGTGCCGTCCGGTAACCGGAACCCGTACTGCGGCTGGGCCGGACCGACGCCGAGCTCGACCAGGCGGACTGCGGTGTAGGACTCGCCGACTGACTCGTGCCGTGCATCCAGAGCCGCAACGACGAGCCGAGCGCGACGCGACCCGCGGGCTGGCGGTTCTGGGAGAGCGAGCTGGAGGGACGCCGGGTCGACGGACCCGTTGCGGACGGCGTGGTCGATCGCCACGGCGGCGGTGCTCGGGTCAGACGTGGTCGCGACCAACACCGCCGTCACGAGGGGACTGGTCACGCGCACGCCGTGGAACTGGTGCGTCAGGTCGATCGGCACCGCTTCCTGTGGCGCATGCCGGACGACGCCGAGTCGGTGGGTCACCGATGTCGCGTCGAGGTCGACCACGTGGACCCGTTCGGGCGCCGGACCGATCAGCGGCCATCCGTGCAGGATCGCTGCGGTGATGTGCGAGAACGCGGAGGAGGAACCGAGTTCCGGGGCCAGCGCTCGTGCGATGGTCCGGTGCTGCGACGACGGGGAGAGTCCGACCCATTCGGCACTTGCAACGTACGTTCCCGGGCGGATTCGGGTCAGTTTCCCCGCTGCGCACTGTCGGCGAAGGGTCCTCGCGGTCGACGGATCCGTCGGAACGGCGCGGAGCAGGGTCGGCTCGGTGATCTCCATGGAACCGAGGCTCGCGCTGCCGGACGCGATGCGGGCCTCCCGGCCGGTTCCGGTGCACTCACGCCGTTCTCCACAGCAGCCGGCGGGGAAGCGAGGCTCGCCCCAGCGGACACTTTCCGTGCGCCAGCCGCCGCAAAGTGTCCGCCCAGCCGAGGCTCGGCGCCGGGGCCGCCGGCCGGCGCGCGGCGCGCGGCGCGGGGCGGCCGCGCTAGGCCAGTGTGCTGTGGCGGCGTCCGTAGGCCACGTAGAGCACCGCGCCGGCGACCATCCAGATGCCGAACGCGATCCACGTTCCCGCACCGAGCGTGACCGCCAGGAACAGGCAGAACAGGACGCCGAGGACCGGTACCACGGGGAAGAACGGCACGCGGTACGACCGTTCCAAGTCCGGCTGCGTCCGGCGGAGCACGATCACCGAGATGTTCACGAGGGCGAACGCGATGAGCGTGCCGATGCTCGTCGCGTCGGCGAGCTCGCCGAGGGGGACGAGCGCCGACACGATCGTGACCACGATGCCGACGATGAGCGTGTTCGCGATCGGGGTCCCGGTCCGCGCGGACACCCGCCCGAACACCTTCGGCACGAGACCGTCGCGCGCCATCGTCAGCAAGATCCGGGTCTGGCCGTAGAGCACGGTGAGGACGACACTGGCGATCGCGATCACGGCGCCGATCGAGAACACGAGCGCGACGACGGGCTGCCCGGTGACGTCGACGACGATGCGGACGAGCGAGGCCTCGTCGGCGGAGAACGACGTCCACGACCGCGCCCCGATCGCCGCGACGGCGACCAGGATGTACAGCGCGGTGATGAGCGCGATCGACCCGATGATTGCGCGCGGCAGGTCGCGGCGGGGGTTCTTCGCCTCCTCGCCGGCGGTCGACGCGGCGTCGAACCCGATGTACGAGAAGAACAGTCGGGAGGCCGCCGCACTCACGCCCGCGGCACCCATCGGCGCGAGCGGCTCGAAGTTCCCGATCCGGAACGCCGAGAACGCCACGATGACGAAGAACACGAGCAACGCGATCTTCACGAGCACCATGAGCGTGTTCACCCAGGCGCTCTCCTTCGCCCCGGGCAGCAGGACGAGCATCGCCACGAGGACGAGCGCGGCGGCCGGCAGGTTCACGAGACCGCCGTCACCGGGAGGCGCGGAGAGCACGGCCGGCAGGTGCAGCCCGAACACGCGCAGCGTCTCGTCGACGTACTCGCTGGCCCCGACCGCGACGGCCGCGACCGACACCGCGTACTCGAGGACCAGGCACCACCCGCAGACCCAGGCGATGCCCTCGCCCATCGTCGCGTAGGTGTACGAGTAGCTCGACCCGGAGGTCGGGACCGCCCCGGCCATCTCGGCGTAGGACAGCGCCGAGAGCAGTGCGGCGACGCCGGCGAGGACGAACGAGATCCAGACCGCGGGTCCGGCGAGCGGCACGGCGGTGCCGAGGACGACCAGGATGCCGGTGCCGAGCGTCGCACCGACGCTGATCATCGTCAGGTGCCACACGCCCAGGGTCCGGCGGAGCGGCTGCCCGTCGACGCCCTCCGCGGCCTCGGCACGGAGTTGCTCCACCGGCTTCCGCCGGAGGAGCTGGTGGGCGAGTGACGGCGCGGACGACATGGGACCTCACGGGGGCACGAGCGGGGGACGGGTCATC
Protein-coding sequences here:
- a CDS encoding ABC transporter permease; protein product: MFLTYLRRELTNRRKQTAVIAVGMALAIALVVIVSSIASGVQSAQSSVLQSVYGVGTDITVTKTETPTSSSTGRPSFAFGDQGSSRSSSGSTDLSQSRLAVSRGSGTLTAANLATVTGTDGVEAATGVLTLENSTFSGQVEQNDGSSSGSSGSAAQGGPHSSTDQGSGTGQGGGFGGGSFSVDSFTVTGIPVSGATVGPLTSTETTKGRTFTAADAGKDVVVLDAAYATSESKAVGDTVSIGGKTFDVIGIVASTGSASTTGSNTYIPLDTAQTLADLSGRVTSVYVSAESSADVATIKAALQKELSSATVSTESDLASSVSGSLATASTLVSNLGRWLSIVVLAAAFLIAILFTVSGVTRRTREFGTLKAIGWSNGRITRQVAGESLVQGLIGGVIGAAAGLVGILVVNVIAPTVSASAATSTRSGPGAGGGMPGAAATAAAGSGTTGGAPAGGFGGGGQTTATTDVVLHAPVTVEVILLAIGLSVLGGLLAGALGGWRASRLRPAEALRSVA
- a CDS encoding response regulator transcription factor — its product is MTISQPSAPPRLTRADGSPLRILVVDDEASLTDLLSMALRYEGWDVRSANGGQDALTTAREFKPDAMVLDVMMPDLDGLQVLSRLRQNNDDTPVLFLTAKDSVEDRVTGLTAGGDDYVTKPFSLEEVVARLRGLIRRSQISVSEAGDSRIVVGDLVLDEESYEVTRAGRSIELTATEFELLRFLMRNPRRVLSKAQILDRVWSYDFGGKSSVVEIYISYLRKKIDVGEEPMIHTVRGVGYVIKPTA
- a CDS encoding sensor histidine kinase, with the translated sequence MTLRRRLVLSIVALVVAVSAVIGAGSIIALASIQTGAIDGQLQKATARASTKFGQGEQSPNGQRPNDDLLQPLGQAAGTLTAYYFSGGRAGGIVLQEDSSRGQLTAAQLDRLGDVKVGVDPATMDLGGELGKYRVAAVQVDNPVLGDAVLVVGLPLAPVYESVWKLLGVVLVVTVLALLVASAVATAAVRRALRPLDRVAETASTVARMPLDRSDALDGVRVPDADPATEVGRVGTAFNRMLGHIGNAMQARERSEQKVRQFVADASHELRTPLASIRGYAELTRRMGADLPPDVVYAMSRVESESVRMTSMVEDLLLLARLDEGREIQFADVDLTGLVLDAVNDAHAASPDHPIEVDLPAEPVEVVGDAARLHQVIVNLVTNARTHTPDGTRITVGIAPCQDGGVDLTVRDDGQGIAPEFLPKLFERFARADSSRSRTAGSTGLGLAIVDAVVQAHGGRVSVTSEPGDTVFTVHLPDRAALVDGDGDGDGAGAGAGAWDAVPERS
- a CDS encoding bifunctional PIG-L family deacetylase/class I SAM-dependent methyltransferase gives rise to the protein MSFDHRAPGTDPDAWTPVLDRVDTAPIALDGYDRVLVVAPHPDDETLGAGGLIAAAADAGLPVHVVLVSRGEGSHPDSPTTSPEDLSVRRAEEFRTALLALHPTVTWSVLDVPDGGLREQPETLADALADHLSAEADPPGAGRTLVVAPWQGDGHRDHRVAGEVAARLVADTPDVDLLAYPVWAWHWDDPVAPALPLARLRALPLSSAVLDRKRRALDAHASQVRPLSSAPGDEAIVDDRHARHHIRDREWFVDVRTDSATTEPTAPSRSRESFDAHYDRKPEGWDFDGSWYEQRKRAVTLAALPRRRYRSALELGCATGVLTAALTERADAVLGTDISRAPLERARRRAPSARFVQAALPTEWPDGRWDLVVMSEVGYYLSPADLDVTIDRVLASLDDDGVLVACHWRHPDSDAVTDGDTVDAHLAARWPRPALVRHVEPDFVLSVLPGPSVTSVARAEGLVR
- a CDS encoding acyl-CoA/acyl-ACP dehydrogenase translates to MLVSPAWPDGALRVDTAAIAALVDGSADPATTVDATAGRPAPPPAHRLTVAQTLASTTPPLVAGTAGQVLATLAAVAAADVATARVVEPHLDALTILAQAGVAVPAGSTWGVYAAEAPGLRLEGHPTEDGGVVLDGTKPWCSLASTLSHALVTAHVGQERRLVAVSLRQDGVVPHDVAWVARGLPDVPSGPVGFSAVRADPVGEPGWYLRRPGFAWGGIGVAACWWGGAVGLARVLRSHAAARPDSELLQAALGSVVADLADAEDALAGAARRIDDSADSADSSDQTDATDDGTDWPLLAQVVRSRVRRAVDAVRTEVVRSIGPGPLTSDPAVAARVADLELYVLQDHGDRDLARIGRMVLERGGVAW
- a CDS encoding glycosyltransferase; amino-acid sequence: MTLRLDVVVPAHDEQDRIVACLEALATAVSNLRHERPHVSVHVSVVLDGCTDDTAALVHAHADGAAWLDTLVTDHVGVGRARSLGAAHALARPVAGALVSAGRQRTDEPAVDHDDADLDQRWLAHTDADSRVAAGWLVQQLDALVSGAHVLVGAVVPDPDDLDAVVLARWQATHPPGATLGHVHGANLGIRADAYRAVGGFDPVPEHEDVRLVARARALGLRVDATTSLPVVTSGRFDGRTPGGYAEHLRRTYGDAS
- the rplJ gene encoding 50S ribosomal protein L10 codes for the protein MANKEAAVAELTESFRSSNAVLLTEYRGLTVAQLKELRNSIREHATYAVVKNTLTKIAANEAGITSFDDELAGPSALAFVHGDTVAVAKSLRAFAKANPELVVKGGYFDGNPLSATEVDKLADLESREVLLGKLAGAFKASLFGAAYLFQAPLSQAVRTVDALREKQESAA
- the rplL gene encoding 50S ribosomal protein L7/L12; translation: MAKLSQDELIEAFKELTLIELSDFVKKFEEVFEVTAAAPVAAAAVSGAAAPAEEVEEKTEFDVVLKSAGDKKIQVIKEVRSLTSLGLGEAKALVETADAKVLEGANKEAADKAKASLEAAGATVELV
- a CDS encoding amino acid permease yields the protein MSSAPSLAHQLLRRKPVEQLRAEAAEGVDGQPLRRTLGVWHLTMISVGATLGTGILVVLGTAVPLAGPAVWISFVLAGVAALLSALSYAEMAGAVPTSGSSYSYTYATMGEGIAWVCGWCLVLEYAVSVAAVAVGASEYVDETLRVFGLHLPAVLSAPPGDGGLVNLPAAALVLVAMLVLLPGAKESAWVNTLMVLVKIALLVFFVIVAFSAFRIGNFEPLAPMGAAGVSAAASRLFFSYIGFDAASTAGEEAKNPRRDLPRAIIGSIALITALYILVAVAAIGARSWTSFSADEASLVRIVVDVTGQPVVALVFSIGAVIAIASVVLTVLYGQTRILLTMARDGLVPKVFGRVSARTGTPIANTLIVGIVVTIVSALVPLGELADATSIGTLIAFALVNISVIVLRRTQPDLERSYRVPFFPVVPVLGVLFCLFLAVTLGAGTWIAFGIWMVAGAVLYVAYGRRHSTLA